In a genomic window of Methanoregula sp. UBA64:
- a CDS encoding SagB/ThcOx family dehydrogenase: MTDIGTEFIRGTKYPDFSTVDLVLRKPEPPSELPVPEGATVIPLPDPKKIKVPKKAAADIIKTWEPTAFLARSSVTLDELSALLWYTQGFRMRVNETLVLKNVPSSGSRFPLETYFVAGEVEGLESGLYRYIPSTHSIIALKVDSGLPLEMATASMNFKIVTRAAVTFIWVAVPYRSVWALGKRGYRSAFFEAGHTCQELIMIGSCFGYDVQPIDTFHDDMVAQITGIDPDTQWALYLAAVGQRQREIE, translated from the coding sequence ATGACCGATATCGGCACTGAATTTATCAGGGGCACAAAGTATCCGGACTTCTCGACCGTGGACCTTGTCCTGCGCAAACCCGAACCTCCAAGCGAACTCCCGGTTCCCGAGGGGGCCACGGTCATCCCGCTCCCGGATCCAAAAAAGATCAAGGTACCCAAAAAGGCTGCTGCCGATATCATAAAAACCTGGGAACCGACCGCGTTTTTAGCCCGGTCCTCTGTTACGCTCGACGAGCTCTCCGCCCTTCTCTGGTATACGCAGGGGTTCCGTATGAGGGTCAACGAAACGCTCGTATTAAAGAATGTACCCTCCAGCGGCTCGCGGTTCCCGCTCGAAACCTACTTTGTTGCCGGGGAAGTAGAGGGGCTCGAATCCGGGCTGTACCGGTATATCCCGAGCACCCACAGCATCATTGCCCTCAAAGTCGATTCCGGGCTGCCCCTTGAAATGGCAACGGCCAGCATGAATTTCAAGATCGTTACCCGGGCTGCGGTCACCTTTATCTGGGTCGCGGTCCCGTACCGCTCGGTCTGGGCCCTCGGGAAACGCGGGTACCGGAGCGCTTTCTTCGAGGCCGGCCATACCTGCCAGGAGCTGATCATGATCGGCAGCTGTTTCGGGTACGATGTCCAGCCCATCGATACCTTCCATGATGATATGGTAGCCCAGATTACCGGCATCGACCCGGACACCCAGTGGGCGCTCTACCTGGCCGCGGTCGGTCAGCGCCAGCGCGAGATAGAATAA
- a CDS encoding NAD(P)/FAD-dependent oxidoreductase encodes MTDTTYGAKLQKDGKTYAIQTRIPAGAVTPEILETFARVARTYHIPLVKITSGQRFLLVGVKEEDIPAVRRELGDLGSASITPGVRYVQSCPGSAFCKNGLQDSLGLAKKISDEYAGQEFPAKIKIGISGCPRCCGESKVRDIGLMGSAKGWTVFFGGHSAFHVREGDEVASGLSSEKAQALVSRLLAYVRAHAKPKERTARFIERVGTGWFKEI; translated from the coding sequence ATGACCGATACTACCTATGGTGCAAAACTCCAGAAAGACGGGAAGACCTATGCGATCCAGACCCGGATCCCGGCCGGTGCGGTCACTCCTGAAATCCTGGAAACCTTTGCCCGGGTTGCCCGGACCTACCATATTCCGCTTGTCAAGATCACCTCCGGCCAGCGGTTCCTGCTCGTGGGGGTAAAAGAAGAGGATATCCCGGCGGTCCGCCGGGAACTCGGGGATCTGGGCTCGGCATCGATCACCCCGGGCGTCCGCTATGTCCAGTCCTGCCCGGGCAGTGCGTTCTGCAAGAACGGGTTGCAGGACTCGCTCGGGCTCGCAAAAAAGATCTCCGATGAGTATGCAGGCCAGGAGTTCCCGGCAAAGATTAAGATCGGGATTTCGGGATGTCCCCGGTGCTGCGGTGAGAGCAAGGTCCGGGATATCGGGCTCATGGGCTCGGCAAAAGGCTGGACGGTCTTTTTTGGCGGGCACAGTGCCTTCCACGTCCGCGAGGGAGACGAGGTTGCGTCGGGCCTTTCTTCAGAAAAGGCACAGGCGCTCGTGAGCCGGCTGCTCGCCTATGTCCGGGCACATGCAAAGCCCAAAGAGCGGACCGCCCGGTTTATCGAACGCGTCGGCACCGGCTGGTTTAAGGAGATCTGA
- a CDS encoding molybdopterin biosynthesis protein, producing the protein MVKRYLSLCSFDEALRQLRTSFPSPGRTETVHVAAALGRAVAAPLYARYSVPEVNLAAMDGIAVKSRDTFGASDQNPVTLRDYARVNTGNVIPDSFDAVIMIEDTWEDGDAFQIRKAAAPWQHVRPAGEDIREGRLVLPRGHVIRAFDIGALATYGIDRLDVTTANVGIIPTGSELVPLGERPRPGQVVESNTVMAQVLLGSMGAHCTRLPIVKDEPELVKNALVQAASANDLVIISAGSSAGTRDYTAGAIAAAGELLFHGVAVKPGKPMMLGKIGSTPVIGLPGYPLAAQTVLREFAVPLLETWGLAPVPKYPVKARLATPLASDLGFDEFVPVSVGRIGDRYWGMPRSRGAVVQMASVRSNGYTHIPASIEGYEAGHELEVFLTTDPANIERTLIFSGAIDPILEELGNIAHDQGLFIHTGSAGNTGAILSLERNACHAAPMSLPAFSLIKECRFIRPGLASLDLVFVNVASQEQGIASVKEVSLDHLDALCWINARKDSPARILFDSLLSSRNIPPSRIRGYGNEAATPGAVAAAIKAGQADAGICSKALAASHNLRFYPVAKEHYELVMRREMLADPRMVTLISLIKSPEFTAHLERSGAYDTSLTGQIRDASAKTIEIAGARPVTP; encoded by the coding sequence ATGGTGAAACGCTATCTCTCGTTATGTTCGTTCGATGAAGCCCTGCGCCAGCTCCGCACATCGTTTCCCTCCCCGGGTCGGACCGAGACCGTGCATGTGGCCGCGGCGCTCGGCCGTGCCGTTGCCGCCCCGCTCTATGCCCGGTACTCGGTGCCCGAAGTCAACCTTGCCGCAATGGACGGCATTGCGGTAAAGAGCCGGGACACGTTCGGCGCCTCCGACCAGAACCCGGTCACCCTCCGCGATTATGCCCGGGTCAATACCGGCAATGTCATCCCGGACTCATTCGATGCCGTCATCATGATCGAGGACACCTGGGAGGATGGCGACGCCTTCCAGATCCGGAAAGCCGCCGCACCCTGGCAGCATGTGCGCCCGGCCGGGGAGGATATCCGGGAGGGCAGGCTCGTCCTCCCCCGGGGCCACGTGATACGGGCGTTCGATATCGGGGCGCTCGCAACCTACGGGATCGACCGGCTTGACGTGACCACGGCAAATGTCGGGATCATCCCCACGGGAAGCGAACTTGTCCCGCTGGGCGAGCGGCCCCGGCCCGGCCAGGTCGTGGAGAGCAACACGGTCATGGCGCAGGTCCTTTTAGGGTCCATGGGCGCCCACTGCACCCGCCTTCCCATAGTAAAAGACGAACCGGAGCTGGTGAAGAACGCCCTTGTACAGGCTGCCAGTGCAAACGATCTCGTGATAATCTCCGCCGGTTCCTCGGCAGGAACCCGGGATTATACGGCCGGCGCGATCGCGGCCGCGGGCGAGCTGCTCTTCCACGGTGTCGCGGTCAAGCCGGGAAAGCCCATGATGCTCGGGAAGATCGGCAGTACCCCGGTGATCGGCCTGCCGGGCTATCCTTTGGCTGCCCAGACCGTGCTCCGCGAGTTTGCCGTCCCCCTTCTTGAAACCTGGGGACTTGCCCCGGTCCCGAAATACCCGGTAAAAGCCCGGCTCGCCACCCCGCTCGCCTCCGATCTCGGCTTTGACGAGTTCGTGCCGGTCTCGGTCGGGAGGATCGGCGACCGGTACTGGGGCATGCCCCGGTCGCGGGGCGCGGTCGTGCAGATGGCAAGCGTCCGGTCAAACGGCTATACCCACATCCCCGCCTCAATAGAAGGATACGAGGCCGGCCACGAGCTCGAAGTCTTTCTGACCACCGACCCGGCAAATATCGAGCGGACGCTGATCTTCTCCGGCGCCATCGACCCGATCCTCGAAGAACTGGGAAACATTGCCCACGACCAGGGGCTCTTCATCCACACGGGAAGCGCCGGTAACACCGGGGCCATCCTCTCGCTCGAACGCAATGCCTGCCACGCAGCACCGATGAGCCTGCCGGCGTTTTCGCTCATAAAAGAGTGCCGGTTTATCCGTCCCGGCCTTGCCAGCCTCGATCTCGTCTTTGTCAATGTTGCATCGCAGGAGCAGGGGATTGCCTCGGTAAAAGAGGTCTCGTTAGACCATCTCGATGCTCTCTGCTGGATCAATGCGCGGAAGGATTCGCCGGCCCGGATCCTCTTTGATTCCCTGCTCTCGTCCCGCAATATCCCCCCATCCAGGATCCGGGGCTACGGGAACGAAGCTGCCACGCCCGGCGCGGTTGCAGCGGCCATCAAAGCGGGGCAGGCGGATGCCGGGATCTGTTCTAAAGCCCTTGCCGCCTCCCACAATCTCCGGTTCTACCCGGTGGCAAAAGAGCACTACGAGCTCGTGATGCGCCGGGAGATGCTTGCCGATCCCCGCATGGTCACCCTTATCTCCCTGATAAAAAGCCCTGAGTTTACGGCCCATCTCGAACGCTCGGGCGCTTATGATACGAGTCTTACCGGCCAGATCCGGGACGCATCCGCGAAAACGATCGAGATTGCCGGCGCCCGCCCCGTGACACCGTAG
- a CDS encoding Coenzyme F420 hydrogenase/dehydrogenase, beta subunit C-terminal domain — MTKKGDLLYAWTTDAGIREKAELGGAVTALWKYALASKTVDAVLAVTKGVDLYDAKPVIITDPDDLAKTAGSLHCGTLLLPKLIKKYLGGSKHTRIGVTVKGCDAMAFYELAKRRQLDLDRIIMIGVNCGGSVNPVTARTMIAEKYGIDPNTVYREEIDKGQFIIGYTGGHKGISVDELEEAGFGRRPNCRRCTMKIPRQADLACGNWGVIGSRAGKATFVEVCSEKGAALLDGAVKTGILATEAPDPKGIGIRAKIEDAMLRLGQMWRRRDFEGLGEGRDRLQVIMKETSRCIKCYQCISQCPICYCVDCSTKNPVYVPPGELPVSFMFHLIRFAHIADSCVNCGQCEDVCPMEIPNSLFMHAQHVELEKMFGYVPGVDRELPPHAFVEERAERARLANTGSDMIYENVFNPLPR, encoded by the coding sequence GTGACAAAGAAAGGCGACCTGCTCTATGCATGGACCACGGACGCCGGAATCCGGGAGAAGGCCGAGCTCGGCGGAGCTGTCACGGCGCTCTGGAAATATGCGCTCGCGTCAAAGACGGTCGATGCAGTACTTGCGGTCACCAAAGGCGTGGACCTCTACGATGCAAAACCGGTCATCATCACCGACCCGGACGATCTTGCAAAGACTGCCGGCTCGCTCCACTGCGGTACGCTCCTCCTGCCAAAACTCATAAAAAAGTACCTGGGGGGTTCAAAGCACACAAGGATCGGCGTCACGGTCAAGGGCTGCGATGCAATGGCATTCTATGAGCTGGCCAAGCGCAGGCAGCTCGACCTTGACCGGATTATCATGATCGGCGTCAACTGCGGGGGATCGGTTAACCCGGTGACCGCCCGCACCATGATCGCCGAAAAGTACGGGATTGACCCGAACACAGTGTACAGGGAAGAGATCGATAAGGGCCAGTTCATCATCGGGTATACGGGGGGCCACAAGGGCATCTCCGTGGACGAACTCGAAGAGGCCGGATTCGGCCGCAGGCCAAACTGCCGCCGCTGTACGATGAAGATCCCGCGCCAGGCCGATCTCGCCTGCGGAAACTGGGGTGTTATCGGTTCCCGTGCAGGAAAAGCAACCTTTGTAGAAGTCTGTTCCGAAAAAGGTGCAGCTCTTCTCGACGGGGCGGTAAAAACCGGCATCCTTGCCACCGAAGCCCCGGACCCGAAAGGGATCGGGATCCGGGCGAAAATCGAGGATGCGATGCTCAGGCTTGGCCAGATGTGGCGCAGGCGCGACTTCGAGGGTCTTGGCGAGGGAAGGGACCGTTTACAGGTTATCATGAAAGAGACCTCGCGGTGCATCAAGTGCTACCAGTGCATCAGCCAGTGCCCGATCTGCTACTGTGTGGACTGCAGTACGAAAAACCCGGTCTATGTCCCGCCGGGCGAGCTTCCGGTCAGTTTCATGTTCCACCTCATCCGTTTCGCCCACATTGCGGACTCCTGCGTGAACTGCGGGCAGTGCGAGGATGTCTGCCCCATGGAGATCCCAAACAGCCTTTTTATGCATGCCCAGCATGTGGAGCTTGAGAAGATGTTCGGGTATGTGCCGGGAGTTGACCGGGAACTCCCGCCCCATGCGTTCGTGGAAGAACGGGCAGAACGTGCCCGGCTCGCAAACACCGGCAGCGACATGATCTACGAGAACGTGTTCAACCCGCTTCCCCGGTAA
- a CDS encoding aldehyde dehydrogenase family protein translates to MDMLINGAAAQAAENSWIDVTNPATGEVIDRVPDGSREEINAAVEAADAAFAGWSETTMRERGLLLYRAAGLIRRDYKDLGRLLTNEQGKPLREATDEVRGCANILEYYAAIAGQPAGESVSLGKAGDCLVNRVPLGVCGAIIPWNMPVIIMGWKVGPALLAGNTLVLKPASATPLTNLKIAALLQEAGLPAGVLNVVTGPGETAGAALAGHTLVKKLSFTGNYVTGKKIRELAGSHLSSLTLELGGSDPMIVMADADIDKAVEGAVRGRFYNAGQICTAVKRLFLHEKIAGEFMQKLTVKLEGMKVGNGLLPHIDMGPLNSSEQLARTVSAVETTKEREEGTVRSGGCRLAGPGFDTGFFYSPTLIADVAPDAAILQDEVFGPVLPVVTVPDLASAIREANRSKYGLGASVWTKDLGTVKQVYRDIHAGIVWVNRHLTVPPEVPFGGTEESGVGRENGYKALDSYTQSKTLYLGW, encoded by the coding sequence ATGGACATGCTCATCAACGGTGCCGCCGCTCAGGCAGCTGAAAATTCCTGGATCGATGTCACCAATCCGGCAACCGGCGAAGTGATCGACCGGGTCCCGGACGGATCCCGGGAAGAGATAAACGCTGCCGTGGAAGCCGCGGATGCAGCGTTTGCGGGCTGGTCGGAGACCACGATGCGGGAACGGGGGCTCCTCCTGTACCGTGCCGCCGGCCTGATCCGGCGGGACTATAAGGATCTCGGCCGGCTCCTCACGAACGAGCAGGGAAAACCGCTCCGCGAAGCAACCGACGAGGTCCGGGGCTGCGCCAATATCCTTGAATATTATGCTGCAATTGCCGGCCAGCCCGCGGGTGAATCGGTCTCCTTAGGGAAAGCCGGGGACTGTCTTGTCAACCGGGTCCCGCTTGGAGTCTGTGGGGCGATCATCCCGTGGAACATGCCGGTGATCATCATGGGCTGGAAGGTGGGTCCTGCGCTTCTTGCAGGAAACACGCTTGTCCTCAAACCGGCGTCTGCCACGCCGCTCACGAACCTGAAGATCGCGGCACTCCTCCAGGAGGCGGGCCTGCCCGCAGGAGTACTCAACGTAGTTACCGGCCCGGGGGAGACCGCCGGCGCTGCGCTTGCCGGCCACACATTGGTAAAAAAGCTCTCCTTTACCGGCAACTACGTCACCGGAAAGAAGATCCGCGAACTGGCAGGCAGCCATCTCTCCTCGCTCACGCTCGAACTGGGAGGTTCCGACCCGATGATCGTCATGGCCGATGCTGATATCGACAAGGCGGTCGAAGGGGCGGTCCGGGGCCGGTTTTATAATGCCGGCCAGATCTGCACCGCGGTAAAACGGCTCTTCCTCCACGAGAAGATCGCCGGGGAGTTCATGCAAAAACTCACTGTAAAACTGGAGGGCATGAAGGTAGGAAACGGCCTCCTGCCGCATATCGACATGGGCCCGCTCAACAGCAGCGAGCAGCTCGCAAGAACGGTATCTGCTGTCGAGACCACGAAAGAACGGGAGGAAGGAACCGTCCGTTCGGGCGGGTGCAGGCTTGCCGGCCCCGGGTTCGATACCGGGTTCTTCTATTCCCCGACCCTCATTGCGGACGTTGCACCGGATGCCGCGATCCTGCAAGACGAGGTTTTCGGCCCGGTTCTTCCGGTCGTGACCGTTCCCGACCTTGCCTCCGCGATCCGGGAAGCGAACCGGTCGAAGTACGGTCTCGGGGCTTCGGTCTGGACTAAAGATCTCGGTACGGTCAAACAGGTGTACCGCGATATCCATGCGGGAATTGTCTGGGTCAACCGCCACCTTACGGTGCCGCCCGAGGTCCCGTTCGGGGGAACGGAAGAGAGCGGGGTCGGGCGCGAAAACGGGTACAAAGCCCTTGACAGTTACACCCAGTCAAAGACGCTCTACCTGGGCTGGTAG
- the fdhF gene encoding formate dehydrogenase subunit alpha: MRDAKTDLEYVATTCPYCGVGCGLNLVVRNGKCVGVEPYKRSPVNEGKLCPKGATCWEPVHSPDRLTTPLIRKGDTFEKASWDEALDLIVKKFVETSDAFGPKALGFQVSCRTVNEDCYAMQKWARVAFKTNNIDNCARICHGPSVAGLSLCFGSGAATNPFDDVLNSDLILLWGSNAVEAHALAARRIVQAQKKGARVIVLDPRYSPTARLADEWIRLTPSTHIALANSIMYWIIKEGLEDREFIRNRTKGFEDLKKTVERYADAESITGVPTGKVREFAREYANAKSAVIIYCLGITELTTGTDNVRSMGNLAMLTGNIGRPGTGVNPLRGQNNVQGACDMGAYPNVYSGYQKCEAADIRAGMEKSWGMPAGSLPDWYGVTLTEQIDQCGDPIRAMYILGLNPAVSYPDSNHVRASLDRLDFLVVQDIFWTETCEYADVVLPGACFAEKDGTFTSGERRVNRVRKAVEAPGEAKIDYLIFTELAKKMGLAGFDWKTGKDVWDDMRACTPSMRGVTYEKMEKPESVHWPCPTEEHPGTPILHCEKFACADGLGNFFGIEYRPPAEVADRDYPFTLMTGRVIFHYHTRTQTGRCEVLHYEVPESYIQINPQDAKELGIKNGEKIRVKSRRGETITKARVTDEVAPKVLYMAMHFNEGANNLTNTALDPLSKMPELKHCAVAVEKIREA, from the coding sequence ATGCGTGATGCAAAGACAGACTTAGAATACGTGGCAACCACATGCCCGTACTGCGGTGTGGGCTGTGGGCTTAACCTGGTTGTCCGGAATGGGAAATGCGTAGGTGTCGAACCGTATAAGCGCAGCCCGGTAAACGAGGGAAAACTCTGCCCCAAGGGCGCCACCTGCTGGGAACCGGTACACAGCCCCGACCGGCTGACAACACCCCTGATCCGGAAAGGAGATACATTCGAGAAGGCCAGCTGGGACGAAGCGCTTGACCTGATAGTAAAGAAGTTCGTGGAGACTTCCGACGCGTTCGGCCCAAAAGCTCTCGGCTTCCAGGTCTCCTGCCGTACGGTCAATGAAGACTGCTATGCAATGCAGAAGTGGGCTCGGGTCGCGTTTAAGACCAACAACATCGACAACTGCGCCCGGATCTGCCACGGGCCATCGGTTGCCGGCCTCTCGCTCTGTTTCGGGTCCGGTGCGGCCACCAACCCGTTCGATGATGTCCTCAACTCCGATCTCATCCTCCTGTGGGGCTCAAACGCAGTCGAGGCACACGCGCTTGCTGCACGGCGCATTGTCCAGGCACAAAAGAAAGGAGCCCGGGTCATTGTCCTCGACCCGCGGTACAGCCCGACCGCCCGGCTTGCCGATGAGTGGATCCGTCTTACTCCATCCACCCACATTGCCCTTGCAAACTCCATAATGTACTGGATCATCAAAGAGGGCCTTGAGGACCGGGAATTTATCAGGAATCGGACGAAAGGCTTCGAAGATCTCAAAAAGACCGTGGAAAGATACGCCGATGCAGAGAGCATTACCGGCGTCCCGACCGGGAAGGTCCGGGAGTTTGCCCGCGAGTATGCAAACGCGAAGAGTGCAGTCATCATCTACTGCCTCGGCATCACCGAGCTGACCACCGGCACCGACAATGTCCGTTCCATGGGCAACCTCGCGATGCTCACGGGTAACATCGGCCGCCCGGGCACCGGTGTCAACCCGCTCCGCGGCCAGAACAATGTGCAGGGTGCCTGCGACATGGGCGCGTACCCGAATGTATACTCCGGCTACCAGAAATGCGAAGCCGCCGATATCCGGGCAGGCATGGAAAAATCCTGGGGAATGCCCGCAGGGAGCCTGCCCGACTGGTACGGCGTGACCCTGACCGAGCAGATCGACCAGTGCGGCGATCCGATCAGGGCAATGTATATCCTCGGCCTCAACCCGGCGGTCTCATATCCAGACTCAAACCATGTCAGGGCGTCCCTTGACAGGCTCGACTTCCTGGTGGTGCAGGATATCTTCTGGACCGAGACCTGCGAGTATGCCGATGTTGTCCTGCCCGGCGCGTGTTTTGCCGAGAAAGACGGTACGTTCACCAGCGGCGAACGGCGGGTCAACCGCGTCAGAAAGGCGGTCGAAGCCCCGGGTGAAGCAAAGATCGACTACCTGATCTTTACCGAACTGGCAAAGAAGATGGGTCTTGCAGGATTTGACTGGAAGACCGGTAAAGACGTCTGGGACGACATGCGGGCATGCACCCCGAGCATGCGCGGCGTGACGTACGAAAAGATGGAAAAACCGGAATCCGTCCACTGGCCCTGCCCGACCGAGGAACACCCGGGAACCCCCATCCTCCACTGCGAGAAGTTTGCCTGTGCCGACGGTCTCGGGAACTTTTTTGGGATCGAGTACCGCCCGCCGGCAGAAGTGGCCGACAGGGACTACCCGTTCACCCTCATGACCGGCCGTGTCATCTTCCACTACCACACCCGGACCCAGACCGGCCGCTGCGAGGTCCTGCACTACGAAGTGCCTGAATCATATATCCAGATCAATCCGCAGGATGCAAAGGAGCTGGGCATCAAAAACGGCGAGAAGATCCGGGTGAAGAGCCGCCGTGGCGAGACCATTACAAAAGCCCGCGTTACCGATGAGGTTGCCCCAAAAGTGCTGTACATGGCCATGCACTTTAATGAGGGTGCCAACAACCTGACGAACACCGCCCTTGACCCGCTCTCGAAGATGCCGGAGCTCAAGCACTGTGCGGTTGCAGTCGAGAAGATCCGGGAGGCCTGA